Proteins from a genomic interval of Oceanispirochaeta crateris:
- a CDS encoding lipid II:glycine glycyltransferase FemX, translated as MLIAERIPLDELSSRGESSSFLQTAFWARHKERFGWKSEAIRWKREDQEGTLLILLRTLPAGLVLAYVPEGPDWTAGKEDRETFLVELSQELRGILPLGCFFIRYDLPEFSVFDEPAPSFNTVLKKAPLDIQPPDTVVLDLSQGYEPLLRAMRKKTRYNIGLAAKKGVRIEKAHPDRLDDWYSLYRITAQRDKIGIHPFAYYENLFSLLSENKESRLELFLASFEEELLAGIIVLFHKNEATYLYGASSNEKRNLMPAYALQSFALKEAVSRGCTTYDMFGIPPSNDPDHPMAGLYRFKTGFGGEIRHKPGAWDYPYSRLLYLVYRLLESMRKFYHKRWKKR; from the coding sequence TTGCTTATTGCTGAGCGAATACCATTAGACGAACTGTCCTCCCGGGGAGAGTCCTCCTCATTCCTCCAGACAGCCTTCTGGGCCCGCCATAAGGAGCGCTTCGGCTGGAAATCCGAAGCCATCCGCTGGAAAAGAGAAGACCAGGAGGGAACCTTGTTGATTCTTCTCCGCACTTTGCCAGCCGGCCTAGTCTTGGCCTATGTTCCGGAAGGACCTGATTGGACAGCGGGCAAAGAAGATCGGGAAACCTTTCTTGTGGAGCTTTCTCAGGAGTTGAGAGGCATCCTGCCTCTGGGGTGTTTTTTTATTCGATATGACCTGCCCGAGTTCTCCGTTTTTGATGAACCGGCTCCTTCATTTAATACTGTTTTGAAGAAGGCCCCTTTGGACATTCAGCCTCCGGATACGGTGGTTTTGGATCTTTCCCAGGGGTATGAACCCCTTTTACGGGCAATGCGTAAGAAAACCAGGTACAACATTGGTCTGGCTGCAAAAAAGGGCGTCAGGATCGAAAAAGCACATCCTGACAGGCTCGATGACTGGTACTCCCTGTACCGCATAACAGCTCAGCGGGACAAGATCGGAATCCATCCCTTTGCTTACTATGAGAATTTGTTTTCACTTCTAAGTGAAAACAAGGAGTCCCGTTTAGAGCTTTTTCTTGCTTCCTTTGAAGAGGAACTCCTTGCTGGCATCATTGTTCTGTTTCATAAAAATGAGGCAACCTACCTCTATGGGGCCTCTTCCAATGAAAAAAGAAATCTCATGCCCGCCTATGCCCTCCAATCTTTTGCTTTGAAAGAAGCCGTTTCAAGGGGATGCACCACATATGATATGTTCGGTATTCCTCCCTCTAATGATCCGGATCATCCCATGGCCGGACTCTATCGTTTCAAGACGGGATTCGGAGGAGAAATCAGGCATAAACCCGGTGCCTGGGATTACCCATACAGCAGGCTGTTATACCTCGTATACCGGCTCCTGGAATCTATGAGAAAATTTTATCATAAACGATGGAAGAAGCGCTGA
- a CDS encoding formate--tetrahydrofolate ligase: MAVNRVSPPPSDLDIAQSATIKPILQIAGKYGISDDLIIPYGREKGKIRLEALESLKKTHAGKYIDVTAITPTPLGEGKTTTTIGLTEGLAFLGHKAVCAIRQPSMGPTFGIKGGAAGGGYSQIVPMEEFNLHLTGDLHAVSAAHNLGAAALDARIYHESRWGDAFLAKQGLTRLNPDPYAILWRRVVDMNDRALRNIMVGMGGLGDGPLRQSGFDITVASELMAILALSTSLKDMRLRIGRMVMALDKQGKALTAEDFGVAGAMTVLLKDALMPNLMQTMEEQGALVHTGPFANIAHGNSSVIADKMGIQMADYLVTESGFGSDVGMEKFFHIKCRTSGMRPDAVVLVATVRALKMHGGGPKVTPGKDLDPVYKEKNLELLRKGCANMVTHIQTAGKFAVPVVVAINVFPTDDPEEWKIIKEEALAAGASDAVISRHWELGGEGAADLAAAVIKAADSPSKFRFLYELNSSVKEKIEVLATEVYKASKVEYSPEAERKIKIYSEMGHDQLPICMAKTQYSLSHNPLWKNVPPRDIPSRWRISDSAQGPDFCTPWQAIL; this comes from the coding sequence ATGGCCGTAAACCGCGTCTCTCCCCCTCCCTCAGACCTCGATATCGCCCAGTCTGCAACAATTAAGCCCATCCTTCAGATTGCCGGAAAATACGGAATTTCCGATGACCTGATCATTCCTTATGGTAGGGAGAAGGGTAAAATCCGACTGGAGGCTCTTGAGTCCCTTAAAAAGACCCATGCCGGCAAATACATTGATGTTACGGCCATAACGCCGACCCCTCTGGGTGAAGGTAAAACAACGACAACCATAGGTTTGACAGAAGGATTGGCCTTTTTGGGACATAAGGCGGTTTGTGCGATTCGCCAGCCCTCCATGGGGCCTACATTCGGAATCAAGGGAGGAGCCGCAGGCGGCGGATACAGTCAGATTGTTCCCATGGAAGAGTTCAATCTGCACCTCACAGGGGATCTTCATGCCGTTTCTGCCGCGCATAACCTGGGAGCGGCTGCTCTGGATGCCAGAATCTATCATGAAAGTCGCTGGGGAGATGCTTTCCTGGCCAAACAGGGGCTGACCCGGCTCAATCCCGATCCCTATGCCATCTTATGGCGTCGTGTGGTGGATATGAATGATAGGGCCTTGAGGAACATCATGGTAGGAATGGGAGGCCTTGGAGATGGTCCCCTTAGACAGAGCGGTTTTGACATTACCGTAGCCAGTGAGTTGATGGCTATCTTGGCATTATCCACAAGTCTGAAGGATATGAGATTGAGGATTGGCCGGATGGTCATGGCTTTGGATAAGCAGGGAAAAGCTCTGACGGCCGAAGATTTTGGCGTGGCCGGGGCCATGACTGTGCTCCTTAAAGATGCTTTGATGCCTAATCTCATGCAAACCATGGAAGAGCAGGGTGCCCTCGTTCATACCGGTCCCTTTGCCAATATCGCCCACGGCAATTCCTCTGTTATTGCCGATAAAATGGGCATCCAAATGGCCGATTATCTTGTGACTGAATCGGGGTTCGGCTCCGATGTAGGCATGGAGAAATTTTTTCATATCAAATGCCGTACCAGTGGAATGCGTCCCGATGCCGTGGTCCTTGTCGCCACTGTCCGCGCCTTAAAAATGCACGGGGGCGGACCCAAGGTAACTCCCGGAAAAGATCTGGATCCCGTATACAAAGAGAAGAATTTAGAACTTCTGAGAAAGGGCTGTGCCAATATGGTCACCCACATCCAGACCGCAGGGAAATTCGCTGTTCCCGTGGTCGTCGCCATCAATGTCTTTCCGACGGATGATCCTGAAGAGTGGAAGATCATCAAAGAGGAAGCCCTTGCCGCCGGAGCTTCTGATGCCGTTATTTCCAGGCATTGGGAACTGGGAGGCGAAGGAGCCGCAGATTTAGCCGCCGCAGTCATTAAGGCGGCAGACTCGCCCTCGAAGTTTCGTTTCCTGTATGAATTGAACTCGTCTGTAAAAGAGAAAATTGAAGTTTTAGCTACTGAGGTTTATAAGGCTTCCAAGGTAGAATATTCACCAGAGGCGGAGAGGAAAATTAAGATTTACAGTGAAATGGGTCATGATCAACTACCTATCTGCATGGCTAAAACCCAATATTCCCTCTCTCATAATCCCCTCTGGAAAAATGTACCCCCCCGGGATATACCTTCCCGGTGGAGGATATCCGACTCAGCGCAGGGGCCGGATTTCTGTACCCCCTGGCAGGCAATATTATGA
- a CDS encoding formate--tetrahydrofolate ligase, producing MEDIRLSAGAGFLYPLAGNIMTMPGLGSKPAFMGIDIDTDTGKVTGLF from the coding sequence GTGGAGGATATCCGACTCAGCGCAGGGGCCGGATTTCTGTACCCCCTGGCAGGCAATATTATGACTATGCCCGGATTGGGAAGCAAACCGGCCTTTATGGGAATTGATATTGATACGGATACGGGAAAGGTGACCGGGCTCTTTTAA
- a CDS encoding tRNA (cytidine(34)-2'-O)-methyltransferase, whose product MSLNIVLHEPEIPQNTGNIARTCAATGAALHLIEPLGFSIDEKAVRRAGLDYWSKLSLFVYANLDDFFHQNSVGPYFFCTTKARKTYAETSYPSGAYLIFGKESKGIPEDILVKHPDDCIRIPMKPDIRSLNLSNAVAIVTYEALKQRGFRSMDLEGELHDQSWDDGQDESP is encoded by the coding sequence ATGAGCCTCAATATAGTATTGCACGAACCGGAAATTCCACAGAATACTGGAAATATAGCCCGGACCTGCGCTGCAACCGGTGCGGCCCTGCATCTCATAGAACCTCTAGGATTTTCAATTGATGAAAAAGCAGTCCGTCGGGCAGGCCTCGATTACTGGTCAAAACTCTCCCTCTTTGTTTACGCCAATTTGGATGATTTTTTCCACCAGAACAGTGTTGGCCCCTATTTTTTCTGCACCACAAAAGCCAGAAAAACCTATGCCGAAACAAGCTACCCCTCAGGAGCCTATCTGATCTTCGGAAAAGAGTCCAAAGGAATCCCGGAAGACATTTTGGTCAAACACCCGGATGACTGCATCCGGATTCCTATGAAACCCGATATCCGGTCCTTGAATTTATCCAATGCAGTTGCCATCGTGACCTATGAGGCTCTCAAACAGCGGGGATTTCGCTCTATGGACCTTGAGGGAGAACTCCACGATCAGTCATGGGATGACGGACAGGACGAATCCCCTTAA
- a CDS encoding RelA/SpoT family protein: protein MIEGELVTPDMIEFLIQGFLKNLSHFTEKEQQEILSACRWAQELHQHQKRASGEPYVIHPIHVAKILLGLQLDATAIKAGLLHDILEDTDVTRQEIKDRFGMDVYHLVNGVTKINIVNVKNKSVQERETIRKMILAMDKDIRVILIKLADKRHNMNTLQYMPVEKQKRIARECLDIYAPLAGKLGIYSIKTELEDLSLKFLRPDVYDEIKTFLSQKKGERAEFLQLVQEQILKAAAEEDIEINIKTRAKHFYSIYLKMKTKGKELHEIYDFLGIRILCKTQTQCYALLGLVHHLFKPLSGRFKDYIAMPKENGYKSLHTTVMTSSGKPLEIQIRTEKMNNTAEYGVAAHWAYKEGKHTADLDSYNTNLLKKLRDINSEDYGTSDFFSSLKADVLTDTIFVFTPNGDTVELPIGSTAIDFAYHIHTDIGDHCLSAKADDVIIPLNKPLLNTQTISVQTSPNAHPHLNWLRFVKTTRARSKTRNWLNKHDNDIVIDRHIVAKKALKRQTTTPTALKNPVEEKPVQNKMIDSSKIGVSIDKERNIMINLAGCCNPVPGDKIIGFISRGRGIIVHKADCYNLKGINDFEERKIDVEWENYSDKATQSFKVVARYAANLFSEIEGAIRKYSGHLISGSISETDRGDLEGYFTVEMNKMDDYKMIAKSIRTIPSVLNIQKVKQF from the coding sequence GTGATAGAAGGTGAACTTGTCACACCTGATATGATAGAATTTCTTATTCAGGGTTTTTTAAAAAATTTGAGTCATTTCACTGAAAAGGAACAGCAGGAAATTCTAAGCGCCTGCCGGTGGGCTCAAGAACTGCATCAACACCAAAAACGAGCCAGCGGTGAACCCTATGTGATACATCCCATCCATGTTGCCAAAATACTCCTGGGTCTCCAGCTGGATGCAACGGCCATCAAGGCCGGCCTCCTCCATGACATCCTCGAAGATACAGATGTCACAAGACAGGAAATCAAAGACCGATTCGGCATGGATGTATATCATCTGGTCAATGGTGTGACCAAGATAAACATTGTGAATGTCAAAAACAAGAGTGTTCAGGAAAGAGAGACAATCCGGAAGATGATACTGGCTATGGATAAGGATATCCGGGTCATTCTTATCAAACTTGCGGATAAGCGTCACAACATGAATACCCTCCAGTATATGCCCGTGGAAAAGCAAAAACGGATTGCCCGCGAGTGTTTGGATATCTATGCTCCTCTTGCCGGAAAGCTTGGTATCTATTCCATTAAAACAGAACTGGAAGATCTCTCCCTCAAATTTCTGAGACCCGATGTGTATGATGAAATAAAGACCTTTCTCAGCCAGAAGAAGGGAGAACGGGCCGAGTTTCTTCAACTCGTACAGGAACAGATTTTAAAGGCTGCTGCCGAAGAAGATATTGAAATCAATATTAAAACAAGGGCGAAACACTTTTATTCCATCTACCTGAAGATGAAGACCAAGGGGAAGGAGCTCCATGAAATTTACGATTTCCTGGGAATTCGCATCCTCTGCAAGACTCAAACCCAATGCTACGCCCTTCTAGGATTGGTACATCATCTCTTCAAACCCCTTTCAGGACGATTCAAAGACTACATTGCCATGCCCAAGGAGAACGGCTACAAGAGTCTACATACCACGGTGATGACGTCATCGGGAAAACCCCTGGAAATACAAATCAGAACGGAAAAAATGAATAATACCGCCGAATACGGCGTCGCAGCACACTGGGCCTACAAGGAAGGAAAACATACTGCCGACCTGGACAGCTACAATACAAACCTCCTGAAAAAACTCAGAGATATCAATAGTGAAGATTACGGTACCAGTGACTTTTTCAGCAGCCTCAAGGCGGATGTTCTGACGGATACAATCTTCGTCTTCACACCCAACGGTGATACAGTAGAACTACCCATTGGATCTACAGCCATCGACTTTGCCTATCATATTCATACAGATATTGGAGACCACTGCCTGAGCGCCAAGGCGGATGATGTCATCATCCCACTGAATAAACCGCTCTTAAACACACAGACAATCTCTGTACAAACCTCTCCTAATGCACACCCTCATCTCAACTGGCTTCGCTTTGTCAAAACGACAAGAGCTCGCTCAAAAACCAGGAACTGGTTGAATAAACATGACAACGATATTGTCATAGACAGGCATATTGTTGCCAAGAAGGCTCTGAAACGACAAACCACAACTCCGACGGCCCTCAAGAATCCTGTGGAAGAGAAACCCGTTCAGAATAAGATGATTGACAGCAGTAAAATCGGTGTCAGCATAGACAAAGAGCGGAATATCATGATCAACTTGGCCGGTTGCTGCAATCCGGTACCGGGTGACAAGATCATCGGATTCATCTCAAGGGGTCGAGGCATCATTGTTCATAAGGCAGATTGTTACAACCTGAAGGGCATAAATGATTTTGAAGAACGAAAAATTGATGTGGAGTGGGAAAACTACTCCGACAAAGCCACACAGAGTTTTAAGGTCGTCGCCCGGTACGCAGCCAATCTCTTCTCGGAGATAGAAGGAGCCATCCGAAAATACAGCGGTCACCTCATCTCCGGCAGTATCAGCGAGACAGACAGGGGAGACCTGGAAGGCTATTTTACCGTAGAAATGAATAAGATGGATGATTACAAAATGATCGCCAAGAGCATAAGAACCATCCCTTCCGTATTAAATATACAAAAGGTGAAGCAGTTTTAA
- the prmC gene encoding peptide chain release factor N(5)-glutamine methyltransferase — MTSTQNIIIRDALQEGSQRLIESESPWLDATLLLGCVTKQSREKIMASYPDSIELEVYSSYMSLIEKRAEGYPVAYLTGIKEFFGRDFHVTPGILCPRPDTEILIEEALKQVHDRAYKRVHDLCTGSGCIALTLKLENPDLQVSASDLSPVSEKVFELNRKNLENKDVKFTLSSLLEDIGPPLDLIVSNPPYLTSQETDERINRNWKEPSLALDGGEDGLDLIRIIIKDAPPLLNEGGMLMIEADPRQMDEMEQLMKKAGFENIKKICDLASHERVIMGNLK, encoded by the coding sequence ATGACAAGCACGCAGAATATAATCATCCGGGACGCGCTGCAAGAAGGCTCTCAGAGGCTGATAGAATCTGAATCTCCCTGGCTCGATGCCACTCTTCTATTGGGCTGCGTCACGAAACAAAGCCGGGAAAAGATTATGGCCTCCTACCCCGATTCGATTGAACTCGAGGTCTATTCCTCCTACATGTCCCTCATAGAAAAAAGGGCTGAAGGTTATCCCGTGGCCTATTTGACGGGGATAAAAGAGTTTTTCGGACGGGACTTTCATGTGACTCCTGGAATTCTCTGTCCACGGCCCGATACAGAAATCCTCATAGAAGAAGCATTGAAACAAGTTCATGACAGAGCTTATAAACGTGTCCATGACCTTTGCACCGGAAGCGGCTGCATTGCCCTGACTCTGAAACTGGAAAATCCTGATCTACAGGTCAGCGCGTCAGATTTATCCCCAGTCTCGGAAAAAGTTTTTGAATTGAACAGAAAAAATCTTGAAAATAAGGATGTAAAGTTCACTCTCTCTTCCCTATTGGAAGACATAGGCCCTCCCTTGGACCTCATTGTTAGCAATCCTCCCTATCTGACCTCACAGGAAACAGATGAGAGAATAAACCGGAACTGGAAAGAGCCGTCATTGGCTCTGGACGGCGGCGAAGATGGATTGGATCTGATCAGGATCATCATAAAAGATGCTCCCCCTTTATTGAATGAGGGTGGAATGCTTATGATTGAAGCTGATCCGCGGCAAATGGATGAAATGGAGCAACTGATGAAAAAAGCAGGATTTGAAAATATAAAAAAGATTTGCGATCTGGCCTCCCATGAGAGAGTCATAATGGGGAACCTCAAGTGA
- the prfA gene encoding peptide chain release factor 1, protein MLKKLEGLKGRYNELTKLISDPELVKDQKKYISVMQDYTHLSEIMEAGNTYTELISSLAEAREMLNAEKDPEMKEMARDEIESLEEESEKMAEKIRLLMVPKDPLDGKNIIMEIRAGTGGDEAALFAADLYRAYSRYAENQGWKVEIMSSNEIELGGFKEVVCSISGKSVYADLRYESGVHRVQRVPTTESGGRIHTSAITVAVLPEAEETDLDIKTEDLKVDVFRSSGPGGQSVNTTDSAVRITHLPTGVVVICQDEKSQIKNKAKALRVLRSRLLEAEEAKKNSERAEARKSQVGSGDRSERIRTYNFPQNRMTDHRINLTLYKLDAVMQGDFSEIFNALKMSAQEEALKNEAG, encoded by the coding sequence ATGCTAAAGAAACTAGAAGGGCTGAAAGGCCGCTACAATGAATTGACAAAACTGATCTCTGATCCCGAATTGGTGAAAGATCAGAAAAAATATATATCTGTCATGCAGGACTACACTCATCTGTCGGAGATTATGGAAGCGGGAAATACCTATACTGAGCTAATTTCCTCCCTGGCAGAGGCCAGAGAGATGCTCAACGCCGAAAAAGATCCTGAAATGAAAGAGATGGCCAGAGATGAAATTGAAAGCCTGGAAGAAGAGTCTGAAAAGATGGCGGAAAAAATCCGTTTGCTCATGGTCCCCAAAGATCCTCTGGATGGAAAAAATATAATTATGGAAATCCGGGCAGGTACGGGTGGCGATGAAGCTGCTCTTTTTGCGGCCGATCTCTATCGTGCCTACTCCCGTTATGCGGAAAACCAGGGATGGAAAGTAGAAATAATGTCCTCCAACGAAATAGAACTTGGCGGGTTCAAAGAAGTGGTCTGTTCCATCAGCGGGAAGAGCGTCTATGCGGACCTCCGCTATGAATCGGGTGTTCACCGCGTCCAGAGGGTCCCGACCACCGAATCAGGAGGTCGTATCCACACCTCTGCAATTACCGTGGCGGTGCTTCCAGAAGCAGAAGAAACAGATCTGGATATCAAGACGGAAGATCTTAAAGTCGATGTTTTCCGATCCTCAGGCCCTGGAGGGCAGAGTGTTAACACGACAGACTCAGCTGTGAGAATTACTCACTTACCTACAGGAGTTGTGGTCATCTGTCAGGATGAGAAATCCCAAATCAAAAATAAAGCCAAGGCACTGAGGGTCCTCAGGTCCCGTCTGCTCGAAGCAGAAGAAGCCAAAAAGAATTCTGAAAGAGCCGAAGCCCGGAAGAGCCAGGTAGGTTCGGGTGACCGCTCTGAGCGCATCAGAACCTATAACTTTCCTCAAAATAGAATGACTGACCATAGAATCAATCTGACCCTCTACAAACTGGATGCGGTTATGCAGGGAGATTTCTCCGAAATCTTCAATGCCTTGAAGATGAGTGCTCAGGAAGAGGCGTTAAAAAACGAGGCAGGATGA
- a CDS encoding GGDEF domain-containing protein, producing the protein MPDQSRFRRIVIFLISLASGSALYGDETQSVLRNKSLASDHLVAYLFILFITTTVLILWILSTKFESRKRFKRLLQNSNETILICNTKGAIKECITGVFWEDSLFDFFEKENHWELEQSLQTVTALNPEQNMKLDLTSLQLEQERYYQLVMQNLYPLRGIRGISVTITDTTESKQLEKRLIKSRETASHEARHDPLTAIPNRLYFNETLSRHFFSLARHRDKTICLLMLDLDFFKKVNDSKGHDVGDLVLIQLSRICTEMIRGADIFARYGGEEFICYLDDLCLKEAFIVAERMRNKIEEYEDWPGGLRLTVSISIAEYEGEKNPEELVKKADIALYNAKAEGRNRVCIYHGEG; encoded by the coding sequence ATGCCGGATCAATCACGGTTCAGGAGGATTGTTATATTTCTCATCTCTTTAGCATCAGGATCAGCCTTGTATGGTGATGAAACTCAATCAGTTTTAAGAAATAAATCCCTTGCTTCAGATCATTTGGTCGCATATTTATTTATATTGTTTATCACAACAACCGTCCTCATCCTCTGGATTCTAAGTACCAAATTCGAAAGCCGGAAACGTTTTAAAAGGCTTCTTCAGAATTCCAATGAAACCATCCTGATCTGCAATACAAAAGGAGCCATTAAAGAGTGTATTACAGGAGTGTTCTGGGAAGATTCACTCTTTGATTTCTTTGAAAAGGAAAACCACTGGGAACTGGAGCAAAGCCTTCAAACGGTTACGGCCTTGAATCCGGAGCAAAACATGAAACTGGATCTCACATCTCTCCAGCTGGAACAGGAACGTTATTATCAACTTGTGATGCAAAACCTGTATCCCCTAAGGGGCATCCGTGGTATTTCAGTTACAATAACGGATACCACAGAATCAAAACAACTTGAAAAGCGCCTTATAAAGTCCAGAGAAACGGCGAGCCACGAAGCCCGTCATGATCCACTCACCGCCATCCCTAACCGGCTCTATTTTAACGAAACCTTGAGCAGGCATTTTTTCAGTCTGGCCCGTCACAGGGATAAAACGATTTGTCTTCTCATGCTGGATCTTGATTTTTTTAAGAAAGTCAACGACAGCAAAGGCCATGATGTTGGAGATTTGGTCTTGATTCAACTCAGCAGAATTTGCACTGAAATGATACGGGGAGCCGATATTTTTGCCCGATATGGGGGAGAAGAATTCATTTGTTATCTGGATGATCTGTGTTTAAAAGAAGCTTTTATTGTAGCCGAAAGGATGAGAAATAAAATAGAAGAGTATGAGGATTGGCCAGGTGGTCTAAGATTGACAGTCAGTATTAGCATAGCCGAATACGAAGGAGAAAAAAATCCTGAAGAGCTCGTAAAAAAAGCTGATATTGCCCTTTATAATGCCAAAGCAGAGGGAAGAAACAGAGTATGTATTTACCATGGAGAGGGCTGA
- a CDS encoding nitrilase-related carbon-nitrogen hydrolase → MNYNSCGTSLLGGKVFFYMIILLIFPMMSLTAMTPFEELHTVIVQFEMNDHISDSEEAYRMAMEEAMEKAMSGGSADLVIFPEYIGVFSSLIPWDSYLDSDSPFEEVWATIRQDHPEISSLNDLFLRESERNDAFLNKLWGDLASRYGVYILSGTRLNYSASRGGLVNQAVVYNPQGEVFYRQDKYFLTEFEEEILDLRPGNIFKTPGFTVKNHLIRLTICRDTFLNDWETLYTEGDLWVDIKANGVAYTEDQKSLFTRALPARLGNTDIPYGITACLTGNFLDLLWEGESSILYNHKGKVSYRDISDVSDSFEILRTKLP, encoded by the coding sequence ATGAATTACAACTCATGCGGAACTTCCCTTCTCGGAGGGAAGGTATTTTTTTATATGATTATTCTTCTGATTTTTCCAATGATGTCCCTAACTGCTATGACCCCTTTCGAAGAACTGCATACGGTAATTGTACAATTTGAAATGAACGACCATATCAGCGATTCCGAAGAGGCTTACAGAATGGCCATGGAAGAGGCCATGGAAAAAGCGATGTCCGGCGGTTCTGCAGATCTTGTCATATTTCCCGAATACATAGGTGTTTTTTCATCTCTTATTCCCTGGGATTCCTACCTGGATTCTGATTCACCCTTTGAAGAGGTTTGGGCTACCATCAGACAGGATCATCCCGAGATCAGCAGCCTCAATGACTTGTTTTTAAGAGAATCGGAACGAAACGACGCGTTTCTAAACAAGCTATGGGGTGACTTAGCCTCACGATACGGAGTCTACATACTCAGCGGCACAAGGTTAAACTACAGCGCCTCCCGGGGCGGCCTTGTGAATCAGGCTGTGGTTTACAACCCTCAGGGAGAGGTCTTTTACAGACAAGACAAATATTTTCTCACCGAGTTTGAAGAAGAAATTCTGGATCTTAGACCAGGAAATATTTTCAAAACTCCTGGGTTCACCGTCAAAAATCACCTCATAAGACTCACCATCTGCAGGGATACTTTTCTCAATGACTGGGAAACACTCTATACGGAAGGAGATCTATGGGTAGATATCAAGGCAAACGGAGTGGCTTACACGGAGGATCAAAAAAGCCTCTTCACCCGAGCCCTCCCCGCTCGCTTGGGAAATACGGACATCCCCTACGGCATCACCGCCTGCCTGACAGGTAATTTTCTTGATTTATTATGGGAAGGTGAGTCCAGTATACTTTATAATCATAAGGGTAAGGTCAGTTACAGGGATATCAGTGATGTCTCAGATTCCTTTGAAATTTTAAGAACGAAGCTCCCCTGA